From a single Rhodococcus qingshengii JCM 15477 genomic region:
- a CDS encoding phosphoribosyltransferase family protein — protein MTEVVQSRDVPWATAEFGLDLVHGDSSLGHSVPDLVIPGLRRNPRRAHLLVSTVLGKHVPTEPSVVIGAADDLGDLVRTTLGEGVDVVVLGFAETATGLGHCVAARLRAHCYLHSTRRDVPGATTLAGFEEGHSHATSHLMQPTSAELFENDLPLVLVDDEISTGATAIDAIRALHGQCPRSRYVVASLVDMRTEEHRVAGEAAAAELNVRIDYVSLASGSTVLPDGLTERVTALDAPDLNPIGDRRGTLSQMDLPWPAHVPDGGRHGFLDGDTAAFESAVEAAVSILKSSIDASRAVIVIGHEELMYLPLRIAAGLESSGRAVRYQTTTRSPAYVVDVPGYPLRRGFTFPAPELGENDPRYVYNAQWPDAAVDALALLVIDEPADTDRLTAMDGVVEVLRNSGTDVLVATVRGADPSALRDSRAGSSS, from the coding sequence ATGACAGAGGTTGTCCAGTCCCGGGACGTTCCCTGGGCTACAGCAGAATTCGGCTTGGACCTCGTTCACGGTGATTCGTCACTCGGGCATTCGGTGCCCGATCTGGTGATCCCGGGACTTCGGCGGAATCCGCGTCGCGCTCACCTGCTGGTGTCCACTGTGCTGGGAAAGCACGTGCCCACCGAGCCGTCCGTGGTCATCGGTGCTGCCGACGACCTCGGCGATCTGGTGCGGACAACCCTCGGTGAGGGTGTCGACGTCGTCGTGCTCGGGTTTGCCGAAACCGCAACAGGTTTGGGTCATTGCGTTGCGGCCCGTCTGCGCGCTCACTGCTACCTGCACTCGACTCGTCGCGACGTACCAGGTGCTACGACGCTCGCCGGGTTCGAGGAGGGGCACTCGCACGCCACGAGCCATCTGATGCAGCCGACGTCCGCCGAACTGTTCGAGAACGACCTGCCTCTGGTCCTCGTCGACGACGAGATCTCCACCGGCGCCACCGCGATCGATGCCATCCGGGCGCTGCACGGGCAATGCCCGCGAAGCCGCTACGTCGTGGCCTCGCTGGTGGACATGAGAACCGAGGAACACCGAGTCGCCGGCGAAGCCGCGGCGGCAGAGTTGAATGTACGAATCGACTACGTCTCTCTCGCTTCGGGTTCGACGGTCCTGCCCGACGGCCTGACCGAGCGCGTCACGGCGCTGGATGCTCCGGATCTGAATCCGATCGGTGACCGCCGCGGCACGCTGTCTCAGATGGATCTGCCGTGGCCGGCACATGTCCCCGACGGTGGCAGGCACGGCTTTCTCGACGGCGACACCGCGGCATTCGAGTCAGCCGTCGAGGCAGCGGTGTCCATTCTCAAATCGTCGATCGACGCGTCGCGTGCTGTGATCGTGATCGGTCACGAGGAGTTGATGTACCTGCCACTGCGCATCGCTGCAGGCTTGGAAAGCTCTGGGCGAGCGGTTCGGTACCAGACCACAACTCGCTCACCCGCGTACGTCGTCGACGTGCCGGGATACCCGCTGCGTCGCGGGTTCACCTTTCCGGCACCCGAACTGGGTGAGAACGACCCTCGATACGTCTACAACGCGCAGTGGCCTGATGCGGCGGTCGACGCCCTTGCGTTGCTGGTCATCGACGAGCCCGCCGACACCGATCGGTTGACGGCGATGGACGGAGTGGTCGAGGTGTTGCGGAACTCCGGCACCGACGTCCTGGTCGCCACCGTTCGCGGGGCCGATCCGTCGGCGCTGCGAGATTCCAGAGCAGGGAGCTCGTCATGA
- a CDS encoding cysteine protease StiP family protein, translated as MNEPLVGPEFGSYAPGEVKWLLKDLSHVDLEADVSVREKRIQSGEAHYAESLPIEYQPDQAYRDLFETVLAESAPRLARAVGTVMDLVLAERGSDITLVSLARAGTPIGILMRRWAQQTRGLTLPHYAVSIVRGKGIDSVALDYLAHHHDSENVVFVDGWTGKGAIARELDAALTEYHEAGGAKFDSDLAVLADPGHCVRTYGTRDDFLIASACLNSTVSGLVSRTVLNDTLIGPGDFHGAKFYADLADVDVSNRLLDVVSAEFDSVRGDAADSLAAVLDSDRTPTWAGWESVEKVQAEYGISTVNFVKPGVGETTRVLLRRLPWKVLVRELEAPEHAHIRLLAQARGVPVEVVPDLAYSCVGLIKDIT; from the coding sequence ATGAACGAACCATTGGTCGGGCCCGAATTCGGTTCGTACGCGCCGGGCGAAGTGAAGTGGCTGCTCAAGGATCTCTCGCACGTGGATCTCGAAGCGGATGTATCCGTGCGCGAGAAGCGTATTCAGTCGGGTGAGGCTCACTATGCCGAATCTCTTCCCATCGAGTACCAACCCGATCAGGCATACCGGGATCTTTTCGAGACGGTGCTCGCCGAGAGCGCTCCACGGTTGGCGCGCGCTGTCGGGACCGTGATGGACCTGGTCTTGGCCGAGCGGGGGAGTGACATCACGCTGGTCTCACTCGCCCGGGCCGGAACACCGATCGGGATTCTGATGCGGCGCTGGGCCCAGCAGACCCGCGGGTTGACGTTGCCGCACTACGCGGTGTCCATCGTGCGTGGCAAAGGTATCGATTCCGTCGCACTCGATTATCTTGCGCACCATCACGACTCGGAGAACGTCGTCTTCGTCGACGGCTGGACGGGCAAGGGCGCAATCGCCCGCGAACTCGACGCAGCGTTGACGGAGTACCACGAGGCAGGCGGAGCGAAGTTCGACTCCGATCTGGCTGTTCTCGCCGACCCCGGACACTGCGTGCGAACGTACGGGACCCGTGACGACTTCCTGATCGCGTCGGCGTGCCTCAATTCGACGGTGTCCGGCTTGGTCTCACGAACTGTCCTCAACGACACCCTCATCGGGCCCGGCGATTTCCACGGCGCCAAGTTCTACGCCGACCTCGCCGACGTCGACGTTTCCAACAGGTTGCTCGACGTGGTCTCGGCCGAGTTCGATTCGGTTCGCGGCGACGCAGCGGATTCTCTTGCTGCAGTGCTCGATTCCGATCGGACGCCGACCTGGGCCGGTTGGGAGTCGGTGGAGAAGGTGCAGGCCGAGTACGGGATCTCGACGGTCAACTTCGTCAAACCCGGTGTCGGAGAAACAACCAGGGTGCTGCTGCGCCGGCTTCCCTGGAAGGTTCTGGTGCGCGAACTCGAAGCCCCGGAGCACGCACACATCCGGTTGTTGGCACAGGCCCGTGGGGTCCCGGTCGAGGTCGTCCCGGATCTCGCCTACTCGTGTGTCGGCCTGATCAAGGACATCACGTGA
- a CDS encoding TerD family protein, whose protein sequence is MSVSLAKGQNGPLDVSDVVVSVQLAAAADLSALLVTSNGKVRSDADFVFFNQPTGPGVQLVPNPGGIASLRVSLAGVPADIEQVRAVITLDDASSNFGRTAAPTARVSDAAGNVLYEYVIDGLTTESIVIALEVYRRQGAWKVRAVGQGYAGGFAALVTDHGVSVDDAPPPPPTPVAAPAPITPPSSVAPTPPAYNQPPQQQPSYNAPPVPPAPPAYNQPPAYNQGPTPPAYPPAQQPAYNQQPAYNQQPTYNQAPPAPPVQNQPPAQQPEVSLVKGRPVSLTKGQKVTLRKEGGVALTMIQMGLGWDPIKKSGLFGSRTADVDLDASALLYADGNLVDVCYYGQLTSKDGSVRHMGDNLTGDGDGDDEVMLVDLQRVPAHVTTVIFTVTSYRGHTFEQVSNAFCRLVDSTTNSELARYTLQGGMAFTGMVMAKVYRVNGEWKLQAIGEGIQAKHAGEAAPQLGRFLTA, encoded by the coding sequence TTGTCTGTATCGCTTGCCAAAGGGCAGAACGGCCCGCTGGACGTCTCGGATGTAGTTGTCTCGGTTCAGCTGGCTGCGGCCGCTGACCTGTCTGCACTCCTCGTGACGAGCAACGGAAAAGTTCGTTCCGACGCCGACTTCGTCTTCTTCAACCAGCCGACCGGACCCGGCGTGCAATTGGTACCCAACCCGGGTGGCATTGCCTCACTCCGAGTCTCACTCGCCGGCGTACCCGCCGATATCGAGCAGGTTCGCGCCGTCATCACGCTCGACGACGCTTCGTCGAACTTCGGGCGCACTGCTGCACCGACCGCTCGGGTCTCCGATGCGGCCGGGAACGTGTTGTACGAGTACGTGATCGACGGCCTCACCACCGAGTCCATCGTCATCGCGCTCGAGGTGTACCGACGCCAGGGTGCATGGAAGGTGCGCGCCGTCGGCCAGGGGTACGCGGGTGGATTTGCCGCGCTGGTCACCGATCATGGTGTGTCCGTCGACGATGCACCACCGCCGCCTCCCACTCCGGTCGCGGCTCCGGCGCCGATCACCCCGCCCTCGTCCGTCGCTCCTACACCGCCGGCGTACAACCAGCCGCCGCAGCAGCAGCCTTCGTACAACGCGCCGCCGGTTCCGCCGGCCCCGCCCGCGTACAACCAGCCGCCGGCCTACAACCAGGGACCGACGCCGCCGGCCTACCCGCCGGCGCAGCAGCCTGCCTACAACCAACAGCCTGCGTACAACCAGCAGCCGACGTACAACCAGGCACCCCCGGCGCCTCCCGTGCAGAACCAGCCGCCGGCGCAGCAGCCCGAGGTGAGCCTGGTCAAGGGACGCCCCGTCAGCCTGACCAAGGGCCAGAAGGTCACACTCCGCAAGGAGGGCGGCGTCGCGCTCACCATGATCCAGATGGGTCTGGGTTGGGATCCGATCAAGAAGAGCGGCCTGTTCGGAAGCCGTACCGCCGATGTCGACCTCGACGCTTCGGCACTCCTGTACGCCGACGGCAACCTCGTCGACGTCTGCTACTACGGTCAGTTGACGTCCAAGGACGGCTCGGTCCGTCACATGGGTGACAACCTGACCGGCGACGGAGACGGCGACGACGAGGTCATGCTCGTCGATCTTCAGCGGGTCCCGGCTCACGTGACCACCGTGATCTTCACCGTGACCTCGTACCGCGGACACACGTTCGAGCAGGTCTCCAACGCTTTCTGCCGTCTCGTGGACAGCACCACCAACTCCGAGCTCGCTCGATACACGCTCCAGGGCGGCATGGCTTTCACCGGAATGGTGATGGCAAAGGTGTACCGCGTGAACGGTGAATGGAAGCTGCAGGCCATCGGTGAAGGTATCCAGGCCAAGCACGCAGGAGAAGCTGCGCCGCAGCTGGGCCGTTTCCTCACTGCTTGA
- a CDS encoding SGNH/GDSL hydrolase family protein, with amino-acid sequence MIIRGKLLGRAAAVAGVVLALVSTGIAQASVPQSETRSGVSGTGIKYVALGDSRASGPRLEPMYPDACSRSYENFAGKISRALEVAEFTDVSCSAARAENIIDTPQLIPNYWPVQLDAVHPDTDLITISIGGNDSNSIFLGPLCVAPGPGTDRGCRYDPLANSVAQSGIDRAAGELDRILTAVTQRAPNARIYLIGEGGMISSRGCWPNIPFSDADASWFMDYFARYNTKFDEVAHAHGVRTVDIAAASIAGGHDACASADQRWFEGLFSESTAQRLHFTDAGMTAVADLVVADVQG; translated from the coding sequence ATGATCATTCGAGGGAAACTTCTCGGTCGGGCGGCGGCCGTCGCAGGCGTTGTGCTGGCGCTCGTGAGCACCGGAATCGCGCAGGCTTCGGTGCCCCAGTCGGAAACTCGGTCAGGAGTATCCGGCACCGGGATCAAGTACGTCGCCCTCGGTGACTCCCGCGCCTCCGGCCCAAGGCTGGAACCGATGTACCCCGACGCCTGTTCGCGTTCGTACGAGAACTTCGCGGGCAAGATCTCTCGGGCACTCGAGGTCGCGGAGTTCACCGACGTCTCTTGCAGCGCGGCACGCGCCGAGAACATCATCGACACTCCACAGCTGATTCCGAACTACTGGCCTGTCCAACTCGATGCCGTTCACCCGGACACCGACCTGATCACCATCTCGATCGGCGGCAACGACTCCAACAGCATCTTCCTCGGCCCCCTGTGCGTCGCTCCGGGGCCAGGAACCGATCGTGGATGCCGGTACGACCCGCTCGCGAATTCCGTCGCCCAATCCGGAATCGACCGGGCTGCCGGAGAATTGGATCGCATCCTGACTGCGGTCACGCAGCGCGCGCCTAACGCTCGCATCTACCTGATCGGTGAGGGCGGCATGATCTCCTCTCGCGGATGCTGGCCGAACATTCCGTTCTCAGACGCCGACGCATCCTGGTTCATGGACTACTTCGCTCGCTACAACACGAAGTTCGACGAGGTCGCCCACGCCCACGGTGTGCGCACTGTCGACATTGCGGCGGCGAGCATCGCCGGCGGACACGACGCATGTGCGAGTGCAGATCAGCGTTGGTTCGAAGGCCTGTTCTCGGAGTCGACGGCGCAGCGCTTGCACTTCACGGACGCTGGGATGACCGCGGTGGCCGATCTAGTGGTGGCGGACGTGCAAGGCTGA
- a CDS encoding TerD family protein — MTFVPGQNAPLQAPVVTFRAESQTPFDVSALVADANLRALTSADFVFYNQPSTAGVQLDESGIRVELDRLHPDAAAVLCIVSVDPAATAAGAFRTAGLSATLSDQSGSVLAEFAIPTAGTETAVICWELYRKSGAWKIRAVGQGYAGGLAELISVHGVEVDDEPAQPAPTAAPAWDSAVEPLEVGRGLERAWMIFEDASRSAASFVSSSEYALARLDEDLTAAVADPSLRNSAAGVAARDAAQKRHDDLVSLARDNHARDSAQLAHELGVIDGVLPRSMASWKSVSWAGTTDPAQITAVSDGMRLGELSAPDRGTLTVPYCVPLPLRRPIWVDSTSSKAALGLISAVTVRVMAAGPMPLLDVVDLTGSLTPLTDRLAPMLAGPVITAHTEISARLRALAEAVDMGELARMSGVADGPSSLRLLILSDFPHGYSAEDAQTIMFLAERGPGIGLSILIVGEDESNFAEESVAALSEGCQHLSAAGQTEVHDPWTRTQWHFTPDVLDPISESRILAVFDRT; from the coding sequence ATGACTTTTGTTCCCGGACAGAACGCGCCGCTGCAGGCGCCCGTGGTGACGTTTCGAGCCGAGAGCCAGACGCCGTTCGACGTGTCGGCGCTGGTAGCGGACGCGAACCTGCGGGCATTGACGTCCGCGGACTTCGTGTTCTACAACCAACCGTCCACCGCTGGAGTGCAACTCGACGAGAGTGGCATCCGGGTGGAGCTCGATCGACTTCACCCCGATGCGGCAGCGGTGTTGTGCATCGTGAGCGTGGATCCGGCAGCGACGGCCGCGGGAGCCTTTCGCACGGCCGGGCTCTCCGCCACCCTGAGCGATCAATCCGGTTCGGTCCTGGCCGAATTCGCGATCCCCACCGCAGGTACCGAGACAGCGGTCATCTGCTGGGAGCTGTACCGAAAGTCCGGTGCCTGGAAGATCCGGGCCGTCGGGCAGGGCTATGCGGGTGGTCTGGCGGAACTGATCTCGGTGCACGGCGTCGAGGTCGACGACGAGCCGGCACAACCAGCCCCGACAGCCGCGCCCGCGTGGGACTCCGCGGTGGAGCCGTTGGAGGTGGGCCGAGGCCTCGAGCGCGCGTGGATGATCTTCGAGGACGCCTCACGATCTGCCGCTTCCTTCGTCTCCAGCAGTGAGTACGCGCTTGCCCGTTTGGACGAGGATCTGACCGCAGCCGTCGCAGATCCGTCGTTGCGGAACTCGGCAGCGGGAGTGGCTGCGCGCGACGCCGCGCAGAAGCGTCACGACGACCTCGTCTCGCTCGCGAGGGACAATCACGCTCGCGACAGTGCTCAGCTTGCCCACGAACTCGGCGTGATCGACGGCGTGCTCCCGCGGTCGATGGCGTCGTGGAAGTCGGTGTCGTGGGCGGGCACAACTGATCCGGCCCAGATCACAGCCGTCAGCGACGGAATGCGTCTGGGCGAGCTGTCGGCTCCGGACCGCGGCACACTCACCGTTCCGTACTGCGTCCCGTTGCCATTGCGCCGGCCGATCTGGGTGGACAGCACGTCGAGCAAAGCAGCGCTCGGTCTGATCAGTGCCGTCACCGTGCGTGTCATGGCCGCCGGCCCGATGCCGCTACTCGACGTCGTCGACCTGACCGGCTCGCTCACTCCACTGACCGACCGACTGGCACCGATGCTCGCGGGCCCGGTCATCACCGCTCACACCGAGATCTCAGCACGCTTGCGGGCACTGGCCGAGGCCGTCGACATGGGCGAACTCGCGCGAATGAGTGGTGTCGCAGATGGCCCGAGTTCCCTGCGCCTGTTGATCCTCAGCGATTTCCCGCACGGGTACTCCGCCGAAGACGCACAGACCATCATGTTCCTCGCCGAACGCGGACCGGGAATCGGTTTGTCGATACTGATTGTCGGAGAGGACGAGTCGAACTTCGCGGAAGAATCCGTCGCCGCACTGTCCGAGGGGTGCCAACATCTTTCGGCAGCAGGGCAGACGGAGGTTCACGATCCGTGGACCCGCACGCAATGGCACTTCACCCCGGACGTGCTCGACCCGATCTCCGAGTCGCGAATTCTGGCAGTGTTCGACCGTACCTAG
- a CDS encoding tellurite resistance TerB family protein, whose translation MAFWDQLKAKAQEMNGQLKTKTSQFQNKEFKNASMAMCALIAAADGSIDPSERQKTAALIMSNESLAVFPPDELREQFDWYCSKLSSDYEFGKVEATATIAKLKSKQDQARAVIQIGIIIGGADGNFDEHERGVVRDMCFAVGISPAEFDL comes from the coding sequence ATGGCATTCTGGGATCAGTTGAAGGCTAAGGCTCAGGAGATGAACGGCCAGCTCAAGACAAAGACCAGCCAGTTCCAGAACAAGGAATTCAAGAACGCGAGCATGGCAATGTGCGCGTTGATCGCCGCCGCAGACGGTTCGATCGATCCGTCGGAGCGTCAGAAGACCGCCGCGCTGATCATGAGCAACGAGTCGCTCGCGGTCTTCCCGCCGGACGAGCTTCGTGAGCAGTTCGACTGGTACTGCAGCAAGCTGTCCTCGGACTACGAGTTCGGCAAGGTCGAGGCAACCGCGACCATCGCCAAGCTCAAGTCGAAGCAGGATCAGGCCCGCGCGGTCATCCAGATCGGCATCATCATCGGCGGCGCGGACGGCAACTTCGACGAGCACGAGCGCGGCGTCGTACGCGACATGTGTTTTGCAGTCGGAATCTCTCCGGCCGAGTTCGATCTCTGA
- a CDS encoding 2-oxo-4-hydroxy-4-carboxy-5-ureidoimidazoline decarboxylase gives MLLHQSIGLERFNELPRQKAVHALFECCCSLTWAGWVSDGRPFADHAEILSRAEDAILNLSDVDVERALQCHPPVGVRRNSVPSHLEQCSIWVPDDAVMATIYRAGEEYERNFGFRYLWCSHGHDADDLLENIGQRMSNERSVERKVCVDELAKITRTRIERMLGPEDGYPEY, from the coding sequence ATGCTGCTACATCAATCGATCGGGTTGGAGCGCTTCAACGAACTACCGCGGCAGAAGGCGGTTCACGCATTGTTCGAGTGCTGCTGCTCGCTGACGTGGGCCGGGTGGGTCAGCGACGGACGTCCGTTCGCCGACCACGCGGAGATCCTCTCGCGCGCCGAGGACGCGATTCTCAACCTCTCGGACGTCGACGTCGAACGCGCCCTGCAATGCCATCCACCGGTCGGCGTCCGTAGGAACAGCGTGCCGTCCCACCTCGAGCAATGCTCGATCTGGGTTCCGGACGACGCCGTCATGGCAACCATCTATCGCGCCGGCGAGGAGTACGAGCGGAACTTCGGCTTCCGGTATCTGTGGTGTTCGCACGGCCACGACGCCGACGACCTGCTCGAAAACATCGGCCAGCGCATGTCCAACGAACGGTCCGTCGAGCGCAAGGTCTGCGTCGACGAGCTCGCCAAGATCACGCGGACGAGGATCGAGCGCATGCTGGGACCCGAGGACGGTTATCCCGAGTACTGA
- the istA gene encoding IS21 family transposase — MKSAEEIMEILDAYDLTGSLRDAGELAGCSHHTVKHYVDRRAAGGELDKAVTRPQLIDEYLPKVEEWVERSKGKVRADRAHEKLLAMGYKGSERTTRRAVASVKKSYRSGHVRVHRPWVTEPGMWLQYDYGDGPVVDGVKTVLFVAWLAWSRFRVVIALRDKTMPSVFAALDQTFRRLGGVPTYVLTDNEKTVTTEHIAGIPVRNGQLVTFAEHYSVVVHTCVPADPASKGGTESSVKISKADLVPKDTNLREEYASFSELEEACEAFCQKVNTRAHRTTKRPPVEMLAEERTRLHPVPTQPHTVAFGTTRVVPGNTPMVMFESGQYSVPHTLLGATVWVRAQGLGDGEEVVIVHVGEDGPAEVARHARATPGTPRINDEHFPPQPEGPLNRQPRAKNPAEAEFLDLGEGARLWLVEAAAAGTPRMRVKMAEALSLAKLFDPVEVDWALGHAAVHGRFAEADLSSILDHHARQPAVGEHRAGEERSLTQGTAGWARLGQHDSQHDSREGNEVTR, encoded by the coding sequence TTGAAGTCTGCCGAGGAGATCATGGAAATCCTGGATGCCTACGACCTGACAGGGTCGTTGCGTGATGCCGGCGAGCTGGCCGGATGCTCGCACCACACGGTCAAGCACTACGTGGACCGCCGTGCTGCCGGGGGTGAGCTGGACAAGGCCGTGACTCGGCCGCAGTTGATCGATGAGTACCTGCCCAAGGTCGAGGAGTGGGTCGAGCGGTCCAAGGGCAAGGTCCGTGCCGACAGAGCGCACGAGAAGCTGCTCGCGATGGGCTACAAGGGTTCGGAGCGCACCACCCGTCGTGCGGTCGCATCGGTGAAGAAGTCATACCGGTCAGGACATGTGCGGGTCCACCGGCCCTGGGTCACCGAGCCGGGGATGTGGCTGCAGTACGACTACGGCGACGGACCTGTCGTCGACGGCGTCAAGACGGTTCTGTTCGTGGCGTGGCTGGCGTGGTCGCGGTTCCGGGTCGTGATCGCGCTGCGCGATAAGACCATGCCGTCCGTGTTCGCCGCGCTGGACCAGACCTTCCGCCGGTTGGGTGGGGTGCCGACCTACGTGCTGACCGACAACGAGAAGACCGTCACGACCGAGCACATCGCCGGGATCCCGGTCCGCAACGGACAGCTCGTCACCTTCGCCGAGCACTACTCGGTCGTGGTCCACACCTGTGTGCCGGCGGATCCGGCGTCCAAGGGCGGCACCGAGTCGTCGGTGAAGATCAGCAAGGCCGACCTGGTGCCCAAGGACACCAACCTGCGTGAGGAGTACGCGTCGTTTAGCGAGCTCGAGGAGGCGTGTGAGGCGTTCTGTCAGAAGGTCAACACCCGGGCTCACCGGACCACGAAGCGGCCACCGGTCGAGATGTTGGCCGAAGAGCGGACACGGCTACACCCGGTCCCGACACAGCCGCACACAGTCGCGTTCGGCACCACCCGGGTAGTGCCGGGCAACACGCCGATGGTGATGTTCGAGTCCGGCCAGTACTCGGTGCCACACACCCTGCTCGGCGCCACGGTGTGGGTTCGTGCCCAAGGACTCGGCGACGGCGAGGAGGTCGTCATCGTTCACGTCGGCGAGGACGGACCCGCCGAGGTCGCCCGCCACGCGCGCGCGACGCCGGGCACGCCGAGGATCAACGACGAGCACTTCCCACCGCAGCCGGAAGGTCCGTTGAACCGGCAGCCGCGAGCGAAGAACCCAGCGGAAGCCGAGTTCCTCGACCTGGGCGAGGGCGCCCGCCTGTGGCTGGTCGAGGCCGCTGCGGCGGGCACGCCGCGGATGAGGGTCAAGATGGCCGAAGCCCTCAGCCTGGCCAAGCTGTTCGACCCCGTCGAGGTCGACTGGGCACTCGGCCACGCCGCCGTCCACGGCCGGTTCGCCGAGGCCGATCTGTCCTCGATCCTCGACCACCACGCCCGGCAACCCGCTGTTGGCGAGCACCGTGCCGGCGAAGAACGGTCGCTGACCCAGGGCACCGCCGGATGGGCACGTCTCGGCCAGCACGACAGCCAGCACGACAGCCGCGAGGGGAACGAGGTGACCCGATGA
- the istB gene encoding IS21-like element helper ATPase IstB: MTTKTTTPSMASAPPLPAELEDLLRRLRLPHIRRHAPEVVATAKAQRWEPAEVLKALFAEEVAGRERSALATRRAAAGFPTGKTFDAWQPEASSIPAPTQQALRTLEWVHRRENLVVCGPSGTGKTFLLEALGHQAVEAGLKVAWFTLEDLGVLLRRHRADDTVSKAIARVLRADLVVVDDIGLLPVAQDAAEGLYRLVDAAYEKRSVAISSNLHPSGFDELMPKTLATATVDRLLHHAHVCQTSGDSVRLTQALAGRGVSPLS; this comes from the coding sequence ATGACGACCAAGACCACCACACCATCGATGGCGTCCGCGCCGCCGTTGCCGGCCGAGTTGGAGGACCTCTTGCGGCGGCTTCGGCTGCCCCACATCCGTCGCCACGCACCGGAGGTCGTCGCGACCGCGAAGGCCCAACGCTGGGAGCCCGCCGAGGTGCTCAAGGCTCTGTTCGCCGAGGAGGTCGCCGGAAGGGAACGCTCCGCACTGGCCACCCGCAGGGCGGCTGCGGGGTTCCCGACCGGGAAGACGTTCGATGCGTGGCAGCCCGAGGCATCCTCGATCCCGGCACCGACCCAGCAGGCACTCCGCACCCTGGAATGGGTCCACCGTCGGGAAAACCTCGTCGTGTGCGGGCCGTCGGGGACCGGGAAGACGTTCCTACTGGAGGCACTCGGTCACCAAGCCGTCGAGGCCGGGTTGAAGGTCGCCTGGTTCACCCTGGAAGACCTCGGGGTCCTGCTGCGCCGCCATCGTGCCGACGACACGGTGTCCAAGGCCATCGCCCGTGTGCTGCGCGCCGATCTCGTTGTCGTCGACGACATCGGCCTGTTGCCGGTCGCCCAGGATGCCGCCGAGGGGCTCTACCGGCTCGTCGACGCCGCCTACGAGAAGCGGTCGGTCGCGATCAGCTCGAACCTGCACCCGTCCGGGTTCGACGAGCTGATGCCCAAGACGCTGGCGACCGCCACCGTCGACCGGCTACTGCACCACGCCCACGTGTGCCAGACCAGCGGAGACTCCGTGCGACTTACCCAGGCACTCGCCGGCCGAGGGGTGAGTCCCTTGAGCTGA